From Rhipicephalus microplus isolate Deutch F79 unplaced genomic scaffold, USDA_Rmic scaffold_589, whole genome shotgun sequence:
AACCGTGAAATCCAAAGTGCGAAAGCTGAGACATAGCAACACAGATAATTGTTCGCTCACGAATTCATAATATGCATTCTGGTAGCACTCTTCTCTTGCCTGTCCGAGGTGCTGGGTGAATTGGAATTTCCTCTATCTAGACTCCATTGAAACTCCTCATACTGACATCAGTGCCCATTTTAACAATGAATAATGTAATAATAGTATTTTTGAGTCGGATGCAAGTTTGTCGCAGTGAAGTTCGACTGTATCGGAGCAAACAtgtttttattgaaataaaaaaaatttacaaaAGAGGTGTCACCATTGCTTGGCAACGGCAACCCCATTCAACTCATCAGCCTCATGACATGCCGCATGCAGCAGAACTCGTGAAGGGCACTAACCGATTGGCTCCTTGAGATGAAAGTGAATGTCACTGACAGAGCCATTGTGGCCAGGCAGCTAGTAAATCGCGCAGCTCTCCCATGCATATATGTCAGCTGCGTTTAGTCAAGCGAGCTTTAACTTTGCTCTCATCTGGAGATGAAGAACACCACAGCAGGTTCTGTGAAAACGGTTTCAGAGTTGTGCAGCTTTATTATTTATAGGGGCCCCGCAACacaagcatggtcagaaaacactgcggACCTGTAGTCGAGGCTCCAGGAAACACGCAAGCCatatattatagcgcagcatgcggcctgtACTTTACGATAAATTCTCAGTCAGCTGAaagttgttttcttttctctcaaTAGTCGACGCTGCAAAAATCAACTCATCACAGCCATTGTGTCagttgatttgagcatggcacgctAGGTTACAGGTGCCGCGACTTGTCCATGTGTGTGCTTGCAatcccaccgaaaaaaaaaagagagtgctcTAGGTCGCGAGGCGCACGTAATGTATTTTCTTTCCCTGTGCcatccctccttgcttagcttcccgTGCTTTTGTCAGGTCGAGAGAGTGCAAtggcagcgtgcgacaaatatttgtaaatCTGCTCGTACTGGATGGATCCGGAAAATTTTTATggcggtgaattcgtgaggcaatcaCTTTCGTTAAGTGACTACATTTCgtagttatttgaaaaagtgttgcagggcccctctaaGTTTTAATAAAGTCCAATAACAAATTATgtgagtgaaagctcaatgtatgatggctaaaatgacaatattatcaacagcagtgccctaatAATCGAGAAATTAagataaatgcacaagaacacatatgccgcagtaggacattcgcaaaatgatgcCTATGAAATCAGTTACAGCCTACAGTAattgaactagctgcactaaataaagaacctttcgtGCATCAAAAAAACATCATAAAATGCTGCTTCTTCATTTATCTTTGATTCATGGAAGAAAGAACTgccagacgttactatggggaatggcacgagtggttcaaaacTTCCATTTttgcctggttaaactggacaggttgtgccatctagtggggcccagTTAAACTAAGcccgtctgccatctcggagtcAATGGCAGGATTTTGTTCAATAGtctttgttgctgctgtggctcccgctgctttcgttctggtGCTATTAGTGTCGACGGCCGTGCAGAAGCAGGCAACGTTGCGCACGGCAACAATGACGCGAGACGTTCTGGTTTAGGCGGGTAACGAAGTGAACTAacgcgatgcggaccactaaaatgaGATTTTAATTCAAAAACAGCATTAAAATCAACTTGCTTTCAGTCAACAGTTCCGATATATTAGGATGCTTCTGCGCGTGAATAAGCAACTATGACCTTGTCTCGCACGACTATCTGGCACAGTACGGCTCGTTCTTCCTCTGTCTACTCAGCTTTTGCCTCCTCTAAGGACCCGCTTGCCACCTATTCCACGCAGCTTCTATTAACATGTGTTGTCAATCGAGTTTGGGTGGTTCGTGTTGAACTATGTGGTAACGTTCAGGGCAGCAGTGCCATACCACACCTTCCAAATTAAGGACAAGGCACTTCAACAAGTGTACGATGTGCCAAAAGGTTGGCTGGTTAGCATCACAAACTAATTAGACACGAACGCTTGAATGTGGTGGGGTCATATAGGGACCCGAATGCCCTCGCAATTAAAGCTTTCACAACTTGACTCGTCTGGAAGGTGAAGCCGCCAGTATTAAGGACAGGAAAAATAACTACACATGGGAGTTTGTTGATGAGGCAATAATAAACCTGGGAGGCAAATGACGTGGGCCAAACATCTTTATTGTACAACTGGTCTATCTGTCGATCTCTCCGAGGTACACCTGCTTGTCACTTGCGACGGACAGCACTATgggaagaaaaatgaaaagcacTTTGTAATCACTGGTGCCTGGCACAATGTCATCTATATTAAGCAATACAGTAAAAAAATCAACTTTCAATTTCATCAGATGTCTTCACTCAAGCGAGCAAACAACAAACACGCTCAAAACATGCTAAATCGGCACATGAAAGTGGTAAGCTGCAGACTACATAATAATCAGAACACTCTTTGCTAGCCTGTCAGAGGTGTTAGGTTGGTTTGAATTTTTAGGCATAGACTGTATCCCAGGTTCTTCTCCTGCTTGCACAAGTGCATACATTTACAATGAATATTAGAAGCAACAAAGGTGCTTTTGTGTTGAATGCAAGCTCATCAGTGGAGTTATGTTTAATTCCAATGGTAGAGTCGGAGTAGCCTATGGACTCTGCAAGCGAGCACTCGACTTTTGTAGAGCAAAGCCTTCGAAACCACAATTGGAACACAATCCGCGCCGCCGGAACAAGCATGGAAGCAAGAAGGAAGTGGAAGTCCTTGAGTTGCCCAGAATCCCTTCTGTGTAGTTACTTTATTCTACTGATTCTCCTGTCAAATACTGTTGAATTATCGCTCGTACATAGTAGTTTCAGTGTCGGCGACATCATTCGATGAACCACTCATGCAGCTTTCCGACTTGGAGCTGTCGCAAGCACGTGACAGCAACGGCGCCACCAGGCGGCAACATGTTAAAGGGAGTGCGTCATGCCGAGTTACGATCCACCTCCACCAATTTTGGCGGAGCAGCTTTTCCTGCTCCGCGGAGTCACTCCCACTCTAAATCTACTCCGACTTTCTCATTGGAACACTTGACTCCCGCCCTTGCTCTGCCGTTTGAACACATTTGCTCTAAAAAGAGCAGAATAACTTGTTCCGACTCCAACAATGGAAATCAACGTTATAACATATTGGGCAAACATCACCCTCATGCTGTGCTGCATGGACACACCACTCGTAAAGACCACTAACCAATTGGCTCCTTGGGATGAAACTGAACATCGTTGACTGAGCCATTGTGGCCAGGCAGCTTGTAAATCAGGCGGCGGCTCGTGGTGTCCCAAATGTGCACGTAGCGGTCGGCCGAGCCAGCCGTAACTTTGCTGCCGTCTGGAGACCACGCACACCGCAGCAGGTTCTGTGGCAAGTAGATATTGTATATTAAAAAGGGACGTAGCACAAGATCAAAATTTGGTCAAAAATTAGATGTTCATTGACCACCTCTCCTTATTCCCGACATCATTTCTCACCTGCTTGCAACTTTAATAGCTGAAAACCGTCAGGTGCTATAAATATCCTGCTTTAAAAAAACCCACCCGTGCGTGCTGCCCTTTATGTTGAGAGCGCATGATGAATTTTTTGTGCCCTTCCTGTAATGGAGGAGCAATACCTTTTATTCTTTGTCGTTTATCACTGCATCAtggatttttaggcactaaaaatCGTGTTTTATGCACCAGAAATAGCCAGCCAAAATAAAGTTTTAGACCCCCGAAATCGTAAGTTTAGGCACAATACACTTAACAAAAATTTAAATTTTCGAAGAGAAACGCGCACAACCGGAGTCTAGgacatgaaagaaaagaaattcaCATAGTTTACGATGGCACAAAGGCGCCAATGGCTTAACTTAGCCGTGCAAAATTGTTCCTTTTCCCGCGCGGTTTGCAGAACATGGTCTCTCCTTTTATTGACAAGCATGGCGAGATAAGTGTCCACTATGGAATGAACGCACTCCTGGGTCTCTCTCTTTTTGGCATGGCTGAGAAGTGCAGCACAGGAGCAAACAACCACACTGTACGAAAGCCAAAAGGGTTTTCAGCTTCGTATCGGTCAGGTCTCGTCGTGCAGAGCCAATTTCTCCTCTGTCGGTGAACACCTTAAACGGCCTCTCGCCAGGTTTGAGAATTTCGAGCTGGCAAGTGTAGGGATTGCACAAGGCGCTCACGATCGCGTCTGCCAAAACGTTCAACATTACTCGCTCCGTAAAGGAGGTGAAATGTCCGATTGAACGCCGCTTGCCCTTCATCTCACGGGCGCACGCCCTGACATGAAGGCGGTAACGCAGGCCTATAGCTATGGGGGAGGGGTAGCGTTCCTCCCCCTCCAAAATTCGGATGCAGTTCTGCCGAGGACAATAATTAAAAAGTGATGattttcaaggccttcaacatGTCTCACCAGAAAAAATTCCTAGCTACAGGCCTGAGGCAAAGTACAACTAGGAATGGTCCAGTGTACATCCCAGTAGTATGTGACGCTGGGAGAGTTATTCAAGATCTCATGTGAAATTTGTGCCCTCTGCTGTTGAATAGATGAATGGAAAGTTGATAGAAATATTGAAACCTACAAAAGAAATCGCACAATATCAGTGTGATGGCGTGAGGTGGCCGGCGCGACCAATTTCACAGCTGCTGGTGGTTGTTTACGGCAGTTTGTCGAACTAGGGGACTAGATTACACCGCACAGAGTTCCGAAAGGACAGTTTTGCCCGCTCACATGAATGACGTCCTCAAACTGTACTCGAAACCAAGATTTGAGGTTAAATAGTGTCCACATATAAGCACAGATTTAGAAAAAAGGCATTTATAGTAATTTAAGCACAAACATCAAAAATAGGCATTtgtaggcactataaaaacactataaaagctaTCCTTagcctctaattcatgctcatttGTCAAAGTAGCATGAtaggaacgcaaggaacaaaataggcatttgcatAAAATCCGGTCTCTATTAATCACCGTGATTTCTTTTTTACTTGAAAGATAACAAGATGCGATGTGCCATGAGCTAAATTTTGTTATAATTCTTTCATGAGAAAATAATCAAactcgagcttttttttttcaactataaATTAGAAATTTTTCAAGTCATGTTCAACAGAACACAACGTTCCTACGAAATGGCCTAAAGTAATAATTTACAACTTACAACACACTATAAACATCCTCATCGAATTCGGTGGGTTGTATGTTGTTTACGAAACCTGTACATTGAAAAATTTACATTTAATTAGTCAATTAGGCCTTAAACAAGTGAACACATGTTTGTGATATTTTGCAAACTATGTACCACAGATGAAGAAATTGCATATTCGAAATCGGCACACATATATCCATAAACTTAGCAAGTTCCATCAACATCGACCAAGAATTGAAACAAAAGCATTGTGCTACCTCTCCCCAAAGAAAACGACAATTGTTTAGCACCATAGCCCTGCTTGCGGTCCTACTAGATGAAAAAAATTTGCAAGAATGGCTACTGTAGTATGTGCAGTATTCCATGCTGGCTGTTATAAACGTAACAACACTTAGCTGCTCAGGTGCTGCGTGCTTTACTGCAGCAATTAAACTCTATTTATGCAAGCAGACGGGTGCACTGACAAATGGCATAGGGCCATACTTAttctcgtattttttttttttcgtatttatttcagacaaagacaAGTAATATGTACATTTGCCCTGTCTAGGAGGAGTGACAAAAAGGCACGAGTGCCTGACTGGGTGTCACACCCCTTTTTAGACACATACAACTCAAACATCAGTGGCAGTTATCTAAGCAAAATACACAAGGTTACATATAGTATACATATTTTGGCCAAAACATATACAGGATTTTCTACATATATACATTGTTCTATATACATATGACACAGAAAGATTTTCTATA
This genomic window contains:
- the LOC142795236 gene encoding U5 small nuclear ribonucleoprotein 40 kDa protein-like; amino-acid sequence: MRKKAVLYRMVGHLDTITGLCLSPDGSYILSNSMDNTLRIWDVRPFAPQERCVKILQGHMHNFEKNLLRCAWSPDGSKVTAGSADRYVHIWDTTSRRLIYKLPGHNGSVNDVQFHPKEPIVLSVASDKQVYLGEIDR